Proteins encoded in a region of the Rutidosis leptorrhynchoides isolate AG116_Rl617_1_P2 chromosome 9, CSIRO_AGI_Rlap_v1, whole genome shotgun sequence genome:
- the LOC139868941 gene encoding F-box/FBD/LRR-repeat protein At5g22700-like, with translation MKGDQGRPNPIDFISQMPDEVLCTILCLLSLKDALVTHSLSTRWRFLWCSRNKLDFDGSRVLRKVAKNKNKLFSKRVKFISQVNNIIWHHKYPIVQDFRICFDLDGNNFQEINRWIQFALNKKVENLELNFMPSSHNDRDPAENYNFPLPLSDGNKLLYFKWPSLNDNGIEVLSLKKLDLSYVNVNEPTLNEILKNSPHLESLYFYDVCLYSHIRVGGPGCNLKHITLIGCEEIESLSLFDFDLVSFTCSGQEIKLHFTNLPKLKDLDISRFSVGLEDNVFHQIAHCLSCLKVLFLDIDVPPEGLNVNAIPKMPNLNKLYLTIGAEEDDSLLELTSIAQACPRLETLVFSLHWLSPIKRRRKVRRVAAHQHAHLKLLEIVGYYGRISDLELAMYVIENAVALEKIVIDPVCHASGEDLNFTEDDFLKRQLEARSHAKSQLTPKLPRGVELVIL, from the exons ATGAAGGGGGATCAAGGAAGACCAAATCCGATTGATTTTATAAGCCAAATGCCAGATGAAGTTCTTTGTACGATATTGTGTCTTTTATCTTTAAAGGATGCGTTGGTCACCCACAGTCTCTCAACTAGATGGAGGTTCTTATGGTGTAGTAGAAACAAGTTGGACTTTGATGGAAGTCGAGTGTTAAGAAAGGTGGCCAAAAATAAGAATAAGTTGTTTTCAAAGCGGGTTAAGTTTATTTCTCAGGTGAACAATATTATTTGGCATCATAAGTACCCAATTGTTCAAGATTTCCGGATTTGTTTTGATTTAGATGGAAACAATTTCCAAGAAATTAATAGATGGATCCAATTTGCGCTAAACAAGAAAGTTGAGAATCTTGAACTAAATTTCATGCCAAGTTCACACAATGACCGCGATCCAGCCGAAAACTACAATTTCCCATTACCTTTATCTGATGGAAACAAGCTGCTATATTTCAAGTGGCCTTCCTTGAATGATAATGGCATCGAGGTGTTGTCCCTAAAAAAGCTTGACTTGTCGTATGTCAACGTGAATGAACCAACCTTAAATGAAATTCTAAAAAATTCACCACATCTTGAAAGTTTGTATTTTTATGATGTGTGTTTGTATAGTCATATTCGTGTTGGTGGACCGGGGTGTAACTTGAAACATATCACATTGATAGGTTGTGAAGAGATTGAGTCCCTTTCGTTATTTGATTTCGACCTAGTATCATTCACGTGTAGTGGTCAAGAAATAAAATTACATTTCACTAATCTTCCAAAGCTAAAAGATCTCGATATTAGTCGATTTAGTGTGGGGTTGGAGGATAATGTGTTCCACCAGATCGCGCATTGCTTGTCCTGCCTTAAGGTTCTGTTCTTGGACATAGATGTCCCGCCG GAAGGTTTGAATGTTAATGCCATTCCAAAAATGCCAAATCTTAATAAATTGTATCTGACAATTGGAGCTGAAGAAGATGATAGTCTTTTAGAGTTGACTTCAATAGCTCAGGCGTGCCCGAGATTGGAGACTTTAGTGTTTTCG CTACATTGGTTGTCACCGATTAAAAGGAGGAGAAAAGTAAGGCGTGTAGCTGCTCACCAACATGCGCATCTCAAGCTTCTTGAAATTGTGGGGTATTATGGTCGAATCAGTGACCTTGAACTTGCGATGTACGTGATAGAGAATGCTGTTGCTCTGGAAAAAATCGTGATAGATCCTGTATGCCATGCTTCTGGTGAAGATTTAAATTTCACTGAGGACGACTTCTTGAAGAGACAACTAGAGGCTCGATCTCATGCCAAGAGTCAGCTCACACCAAAACTGCCTCGAGGTGTGGAGTTGGTCATACTCTAA